Proteins encoded by one window of Mycoplasma capricolum subsp. capricolum ATCC 27343:
- a CDS encoding helix-rich protein translates to MKKLSLLLAAITIFASTGFTYVSLKNIAIKRDTKEEEITKEINLLKEELKQKQKAIKDLEDNFNSRVAKINSSNNEIKKIEKEVNTLNDQLLTNNDQLKQLSSDSIRINKELKNDIDQMNNNKVESDRLEKELKEVEKQIYKVLIELINESNLSEKLNKKANDLIKQKEDLETKQNLTKKELLSIEHNLKNARLKYLNLETTLSILKKYNKDHKSLTSEVEKLKNINKELENNIQSLSDSKNKLTLEISKTDQKILTTIEKQKEIKNQLSDKQQQVQTANNLLKEKSDNLNKLKMELEDLNNQKVQNWSNELKGFLAQQEKKKIDLETEISNNKKIISELNSQLANLKKESMELENTNSSKEIEIKEKQKKVEVLNKEIASKKEELEKLELSISDLRSEILNKKQLANELDIKIKSKQIEKELKEKEIEDLKQDNNKSEETIKNLEKQDSELDTSIKDLNNRKSELEKNLSETLDLIKKENSTSEQLTKELDIKTKDLNQLTRENRLLEEKNKDLKQNIASSKTKIEILESEKTKKSLELVKLEEDLKSIDFEKNSSLLEKEKLENDEKIKKMHEAQTLLKDKQEELKERLDQLKKNKTDLPNKISEKTKSVESLTKQISDIKEKNEKIESLIKKIKNKKDELEKQVKLINEPVKGVIDKSSNIFSNIKVSVHKIDDINNLMNDWNNEPNSIKQKKITRKIRESEFIKLKEAYEQIQLDLKDLEEFDNKLEAIIKDFNKEFDDKFFDIEQ, encoded by the coding sequence ATGAAAAAATTATCACTACTTTTAGCAGCTATTACTATTTTTGCTTCAACTGGTTTTACTTATGTTAGTCTAAAGAATATTGCCATTAAAAGAGATACTAAAGAAGAAGAAATTACAAAAGAAATTAATCTTTTAAAAGAAGAATTAAAACAAAAACAAAAAGCAATAAAAGATTTAGAAGATAACTTTAATTCAAGAGTAGCTAAAATAAATTCTTCTAATAATGAAATAAAAAAAATAGAAAAAGAAGTTAATACATTAAATGACCAATTATTAACTAATAATGATCAGTTAAAACAATTAAGTTCTGATTCTATAAGAATTAATAAAGAATTAAAAAATGATATAGATCAAATGAATAATAATAAAGTTGAATCAGATAGATTAGAAAAAGAATTAAAAGAAGTTGAAAAGCAAATCTATAAAGTCTTAATTGAATTAATAAATGAAAGTAATTTATCTGAGAAATTAAATAAAAAAGCTAATGATTTAATAAAACAAAAAGAAGATTTAGAAACCAAGCAAAACTTAACTAAAAAAGAGTTACTATCTATTGAGCACAATTTAAAAAATGCTAGATTAAAATATTTAAATTTAGAAACTACTTTATCAATTTTAAAAAAATACAATAAAGATCATAAATCATTAACTTCTGAAGTAGAAAAACTTAAAAATATAAACAAAGAATTAGAAAATAATATTCAAAGTTTAAGTGATAGCAAAAATAAGTTAACACTAGAAATTAGTAAAACTGATCAAAAAATTTTAACTACTATAGAAAAACAAAAAGAAATTAAAAATCAGTTATCTGATAAACAACAACAAGTTCAAACAGCTAATAATTTATTAAAAGAAAAAAGTGATAATTTAAATAAATTAAAAATGGAGTTAGAAGACTTAAATAATCAAAAAGTGCAAAATTGAAGCAATGAACTAAAAGGTTTTTTAGCTCAACAAGAAAAAAAGAAAATTGATCTTGAAACAGAAATTTCTAATAATAAAAAAATAATTTCTGAATTAAATAGTCAGCTTGCTAACTTAAAAAAAGAGTCAATGGAATTAGAAAATACTAATTCTTCAAAAGAAATTGAAATAAAAGAAAAACAAAAGAAAGTTGAAGTTCTTAATAAAGAAATTGCTTCTAAAAAAGAAGAATTAGAAAAATTAGAGTTAAGTATTAGTGATTTAAGATCTGAAATTTTAAACAAAAAACAATTAGCTAATGAATTGGATATTAAAATTAAAAGTAAACAAATAGAAAAAGAATTAAAAGAAAAAGAAATTGAAGATTTAAAACAAGATAATAATAAAAGCGAAGAAACTATTAAAAATCTAGAAAAACAAGATTCTGAACTTGATACATCAATAAAAGATTTAAATAATAGAAAAAGTGAACTTGAAAAGAATTTATCTGAAACTCTAGATCTAATTAAAAAAGAAAATAGTACTTCAGAACAATTAACTAAAGAACTTGATATAAAAACAAAGGATTTAAATCAGTTAACAAGAGAAAATAGACTACTTGAAGAAAAGAATAAGGATTTAAAACAAAATATTGCTTCTTCTAAAACAAAAATTGAAATACTAGAATCTGAAAAAACAAAGAAATCATTAGAGCTTGTAAAATTAGAAGAAGATTTAAAATCAATTGATTTTGAAAAGAATTCTAGTTTATTAGAAAAAGAAAAACTAGAAAATGATGAAAAAATAAAAAAAATGCATGAAGCTCAAACCTTATTAAAAGATAAGCAAGAAGAACTTAAAGAAAGATTGGATCAACTTAAAAAAAATAAAACTGATTTGCCAAACAAAATTTCAGAAAAGACTAAGTCAGTAGAAAGTTTAACTAAGCAGATTTCTGATATTAAAGAAAAAAATGAAAAAATAGAATCATTAATTAAAAAAATTAAAAACAAAAAGGATGAATTAGAAAAACAAGTAAAACTTATTAATGAACCAGTAAAAGGTGTTATAGATAAATCAAGTAATATTTTTTCAAATATTAAGGTTTCTGTACATAAAATAGATGATATTAATAACTTAATGAATGATTGAAATAATGAACCAAATTCTATAAAACAGAAAAAAATTACTAGAAAAATTAGAGAAAGTGAGTTTATTAAATTAAAAGAGGCTTATGAGCAAATTCAATTAGACTTAAAAGATCTTGAAGAGTTTGATAATAAGTTAGAGGCAATAATTAAAGATTTTAATAAGGAATTTGATGATAAATTCTTTGATATTGAACAATAA